A genomic segment from Alkalilimnicola ehrlichii MLHE-1 encodes:
- the pseC gene encoding UDP-4-amino-4,6-dideoxy-N-acetyl-beta-L-altrosamine transaminase translates to MIPYGRQDITRADIDTVVEVLESDFLTQGPVVPRFEQAVADYCGADHGVAVNSATSALHLACRALGLGQGDWLWTSPITFVASANCGLYCGARVDFVDIDPRNYNLCPRALEAKLERAETENRLPKVVVPVHLCGQSCDMQAIHELSRRCGFHVIEDASHAIGGKYQGEPIGNGRYSDITVFSFHPVKIVTTGEGGMAVTNDAGLAERMSLLRSHGITRDPALMTHEPDGPWYYQQIELGYNYRMTEMQAALGLSQLQRLDDYVARRNELAERYDRELSDLPVTTPWQHPDAYSARHLYVIRLRLDEIRTSHRAVFESLREQGIGVNIHYIPVHTQPWYRAMGFEPGDYREAERYYAEAISLPMFPTMTEAQQDQVIAAIRGAIRG, encoded by the coding sequence ATGATTCCCTACGGACGCCAGGACATCACCCGGGCCGACATCGACACCGTCGTCGAGGTGCTGGAATCCGACTTCCTCACCCAGGGCCCGGTCGTGCCGCGATTCGAACAGGCCGTGGCCGACTACTGCGGCGCGGACCACGGCGTGGCGGTCAACAGCGCCACCTCCGCACTGCACCTTGCCTGCCGGGCGCTGGGCCTGGGGCAGGGCGACTGGCTCTGGACCTCTCCGATCACCTTTGTCGCCTCCGCCAACTGCGGGCTCTACTGCGGTGCGCGGGTGGACTTCGTCGACATCGACCCGCGTAACTACAATCTCTGCCCTAGGGCGCTGGAGGCCAAGCTCGAACGGGCCGAAACGGAGAATCGTCTGCCCAAGGTCGTGGTGCCCGTGCATCTCTGCGGCCAGTCCTGCGACATGCAGGCCATCCACGAGCTCTCCCGAAGATGCGGTTTCCATGTCATCGAGGATGCCTCCCATGCCATCGGTGGGAAGTACCAGGGCGAGCCCATCGGCAACGGCCGCTATAGCGACATCACGGTCTTCAGCTTCCATCCGGTAAAGATCGTCACCACCGGCGAGGGCGGCATGGCCGTCACCAACGATGCCGGACTCGCGGAGAGAATGTCCCTGCTCCGTAGCCACGGCATCACCCGCGATCCGGCGCTGATGACCCACGAGCCGGACGGCCCTTGGTACTACCAGCAGATCGAGCTTGGCTACAACTACCGCATGACCGAGATGCAGGCCGCCCTCGGTTTGTCGCAGTTGCAGCGGCTGGATGACTACGTGGCCCGCCGCAACGAGCTGGCCGAACGCTACGACCGGGAACTGTCCGACCTGCCCGTGACCACGCCCTGGCAGCACCCGGACGCTTACTCGGCCCGGCACCTCTACGTGATTCGCTTGAGGCTCGACGAGATCCGCACCAGCCACCGCGCGGTCTTCGAGTCCCTGCGGGAGCAGGGCATCGGTGTAAATATCCACTACATCCCGGTCCACACCCAGCCCTGGTATCGGGCGATGGGGTTCGAGCCGGGTGATTACCGGGAAGCCGAGCGCTACTATGCCGAGGCGATCAGCCTGCCGATGTTCCCGACGATGACCGAGGCGCAGCAGGATCAGGTGATCGCGGCGATCCGGGGAGCGATTCGCGGATGA
- the pseF gene encoding pseudaminic acid cytidylyltransferase has protein sequence MKVAIIPARGGSKRIPRKNIRGFAGKPMIAWSIEAARASGCFDRVIVSTDDDEIAGVARQWGAEVPFMRPAELADDHTGTIPVIAHAIDWLNEHGETPDRVCCVYATAPFVQAGDLRRGLEALEERQADYAFSATSYAFPIQRALRITDDGHVAMFQPEHFATRSQDLEEAWHDAGQFYWGRAEAWRTGTPIFSERAVPVILPRHRVQDIDTPEDWKRAEWLFRAWQAQEGESEGR, from the coding sequence ATGAAAGTCGCCATCATCCCCGCACGCGGCGGCAGCAAGCGCATCCCGCGCAAGAACATCCGCGGATTCGCCGGCAAGCCGATGATCGCCTGGTCGATCGAGGCGGCCAGGGCGAGCGGCTGCTTCGACCGTGTCATCGTCTCCACGGACGACGACGAGATCGCCGGGGTGGCGAGACAGTGGGGTGCCGAGGTACCGTTCATGCGCCCTGCGGAACTGGCGGACGACCACACGGGCACCATCCCCGTGATCGCCCACGCCATCGACTGGTTGAACGAGCACGGGGAGACGCCGGACAGGGTGTGCTGCGTGTACGCCACCGCCCCGTTCGTCCAGGCCGGGGATCTGCGTCGGGGCCTGGAAGCGCTGGAGGAGCGGCAAGCCGACTATGCCTTCTCGGCCACCAGCTATGCCTTCCCCATCCAGCGGGCACTGCGCATCACCGACGACGGGCACGTGGCGATGTTCCAGCCCGAACACTTCGCCACCCGCTCCCAGGACCTCGAAGAGGCCTGGCACGATGCCGGCCAGTTCTACTGGGGGCGCGCCGAGGCCTGGCGTACCGGCACCCCGATCTTTTCCGAACGCGCCGTGCCGGTCATCCTGCCACGTCACCGCGTCCAGGATATCGACACCCCCGAGGACTGGAAACGTGCCGAATGGCTCTTCCGAGCCTGGCAGGCCCAGGAAGGCGAGAGCGAGGGTCGATGA
- the pseG gene encoding UDP-2,4-diacetamido-2,4,6-trideoxy-beta-L-altropyranose hydrolase has protein sequence MTMAVAAQHRTTTGGMRVAFRVDASLAIGSGHVMRCLTLAGALCEQGADCHFLCREPQGHLNSQIAERGFAVHRLPAVEDGSITSPAGSGRSASVDDEPPQPKHAEWLQTTQATDARQSLETLRELAPDWLIVDHYALDAQWEARVREAIPGMRVMVIDDLADRLHQADLLLDQNLGRKAEDYRDLVPAHCRLLVGPKYALLRPEFAEWREWSLERRQENGPVRRLLVSLGGVDRDNVTGQVLDALSEVELSKEMEITVVMGASAPWLEAVRGRARQMPCSTEVVVNVDDMARRMAEANLAIGAAGSTAWERCCLGLPTIVLVLAENQREIARSLHRAGVAHSLGAPDALFDLVGQWPMITQPEYLKGLSRKAASLVDGRGAVRVRNGLMGVEMANEANDG, from the coding sequence ATGACGATGGCCGTGGCAGCGCAACACAGGACAACGACTGGCGGGATGCGCGTCGCCTTCCGCGTGGACGCCTCCCTGGCGATCGGATCGGGTCACGTCATGCGCTGCCTCACCCTCGCCGGGGCACTGTGCGAGCAGGGCGCGGACTGCCATTTCCTCTGCCGCGAGCCGCAAGGTCATCTCAACAGTCAGATAGCCGAGCGGGGATTTGCGGTTCATCGTCTGCCCGCGGTAGAGGATGGCTCGATAACGTCGCCCGCCGGTTCGGGCCGTTCAGCGAGCGTGGATGACGAACCACCGCAACCGAAACACGCCGAGTGGCTGCAAACCACCCAGGCGACCGATGCCCGCCAGAGTCTCGAAACGCTGCGAGAGCTGGCACCGGACTGGCTGATCGTCGACCACTACGCACTGGATGCCCAGTGGGAGGCGCGGGTTCGAGAGGCCATTCCGGGGATGCGCGTCATGGTCATCGACGATCTGGCCGACCGCCTGCACCAGGCCGACCTGCTGCTGGACCAGAACCTGGGCCGCAAGGCCGAGGACTACCGTGACCTCGTCCCGGCCCACTGCCGCCTTCTCGTCGGGCCGAAGTACGCCCTGTTGCGCCCGGAATTCGCCGAATGGCGGGAATGGAGCCTGGAACGCCGACAGGAGAACGGGCCGGTCAGGCGGCTGCTGGTCAGCCTCGGCGGCGTGGACAGGGACAACGTCACCGGGCAGGTCCTCGATGCCTTGTCCGAAGTCGAGTTGTCGAAAGAAATGGAAATCACCGTGGTCATGGGCGCATCCGCCCCTTGGCTTGAAGCGGTTCGGGGCCGCGCCCGGCAGATGCCGTGTTCGACGGAAGTCGTGGTTAACGTCGATGACATGGCCCGGCGCATGGCCGAGGCCAATCTTGCCATCGGCGCGGCGGGCAGCACGGCGTGGGAGCGCTGCTGTCTTGGCTTGCCGACCATCGTGCTGGTGCTGGCGGAGAATCAGCGGGAGATCGCGCGAAGCCTGCATCGTGCGGGTGTGGCTCATTCACTTGGTGCCCCTGATGCATTGTTCGATCTGGTTGGCCAATGGCCAATGATCACCCAGCCAGAGTACTTGAAAGGCCTGAGCCGGAAGGCCGCAAGCCTGGTGGATGGCCGTGGTGCCGTCCGTGTGCGGAATGGGCTGATGGGCGTTGAGATGGCGAACGAGGCGAACGATGGTTGA
- the pseH gene encoding UDP-4-amino-4,6-dideoxy-N-acetyl-beta-L-altrosamine N-acetyltransferase, producing MVEQQAGLRPIEANDLEVVRGWRNHPKVRAYMYTRHEIGAEEHLAWFERVRHDESRHAMIFEIDHQPIGFVQFSVVDVKAGRADWGFYLAPDAPRGSGYQLGESALTHAFGQLLLHKVCGEALAFNERSIRFHERLGFTKEASLRDHHFDGETYHDVVGFGLLSAEWNERKEAKCP from the coding sequence ATGGTTGAGCAGCAGGCTGGTCTCAGACCGATCGAGGCGAATGATCTGGAAGTGGTGCGCGGCTGGCGCAATCACCCGAAGGTCAGGGCGTACATGTATACCAGGCACGAGATAGGGGCCGAAGAGCACCTGGCCTGGTTCGAACGGGTGCGTCATGACGAATCCCGCCATGCAATGATTTTCGAGATCGATCACCAGCCCATTGGGTTTGTACAGTTCTCCGTTGTCGACGTGAAAGCCGGGCGAGCCGACTGGGGCTTCTACCTGGCTCCGGATGCCCCGCGAGGCAGCGGTTACCAGCTAGGGGAAAGCGCGTTGACGCACGCTTTCGGCCAGCTTTTGCTGCACAAGGTCTGCGGGGAGGCCCTGGCATTCAACGAGCGCTCCATTCGTTTTCATGAGCGTCTCGGTTTCACGAAAGAAGCCTCGCTGCGAGATCACCACTTTGACGGTGAGACGTACCATGATGTCGTCGGATTCGGTTTGTTGTCCGCCGAATGGAATGAGAGGAAAGAAGCCAAGTGTCCATGA
- the pseI gene encoding pseudaminic acid synthase, producing the protein MSDPHIVIDERRIGADELPYVIAELSANHNGKLETALKIIDEAKQAGADAVKLQTYRPDTITLDCDSEDFQIHGGPWDGRTLYELYEEAHMPWEWHKPLFDHARKLGVTIFSSPFDTTAVDLLEDLGAPAYKIASFEAVDLPLIEYVASTGKPMIISTGMADAEEIQEAIDAARGAGCEQLAILHCVSGYPAPAEDYNLRTIPDMIDRFGLVTGLSDHTLDNTTAITSVALGASVIEKHFTLDRNGGGPDDSFSLEPPELAALCRDSKTAWQALGKVDYGRKSSEQGNVKFRRSLYFVKDLKAGDVITEDAVRSVRPGFGVEPKHINDILGRKVVRDIRRRTAVRKVDIS; encoded by the coding sequence ATGAGTGATCCGCACATTGTCATTGACGAGCGCCGCATTGGGGCCGACGAGCTGCCCTACGTGATTGCTGAACTTTCCGCCAACCACAATGGCAAGCTCGAAACCGCGTTGAAGATAATCGATGAAGCGAAGCAGGCTGGAGCGGATGCCGTCAAGCTGCAGACCTATCGCCCGGATACCATCACGCTGGATTGCGACAGCGAGGACTTCCAGATCCATGGTGGTCCGTGGGACGGTCGTACCCTCTACGAGCTGTACGAAGAAGCCCACATGCCCTGGGAATGGCACAAGCCGCTCTTCGATCATGCCCGCAAGCTGGGCGTCACCATCTTCAGTTCGCCCTTCGACACCACGGCGGTCGACCTGCTCGAAGACCTTGGCGCACCGGCCTACAAGATCGCCTCCTTCGAGGCCGTCGACCTGCCGCTGATCGAGTACGTCGCCAGCACCGGCAAGCCCATGATCATCTCCACCGGCATGGCGGACGCCGAGGAGATCCAGGAAGCCATCGACGCCGCCCGCGGCGCCGGCTGCGAGCAGTTGGCCATCCTCCACTGCGTCAGCGGCTACCCGGCCCCGGCCGAGGACTACAACCTGCGCACCATCCCGGACATGATCGACCGCTTCGGCCTGGTCACCGGCCTGTCCGACCACACGCTCGACAACACCACCGCCATCACCAGCGTCGCTCTGGGTGCCAGCGTGATCGAGAAACACTTCACCCTCGACCGCAACGGCGGCGGCCCCGACGACAGCTTCTCCCTTGAACCCCCGGAACTCGCCGCCCTGTGCCGCGACAGCAAGACCGCTTGGCAGGCGCTGGGCAAGGTCGATTACGGCCGCAAGTCCAGTGAGCAGGGTAACGTCAAGTTTCGGCGGTCGCTCTACTTTGTCAAGGATCTCAAGGCGGGGGATGTCATTACCGAGGATGCGGTAAGGAGTGTGAGGCCGGGGTTCGGGGTTGAGCCTAAGCATATTAACGACATATTGGGAAGGAAGGTGGTCCGTGATATTAGGCGACGAACCGCAGTCCGAAAAGTTGATATTTCGTGA
- a CDS encoding sulfotransferase family protein — MIDRSIFVCGCERSGTTMLGALLGAASGCVATPESQFKFDGINAISDELDTKTIYDLFVSSYRFKLWQVAPPSIKDIEGVNSLKGLLFLFVKEYAKQKGKNLDRLHTWVDHTPGNIDHIQRLYTEFPNSMFVHVIRDGRAVTASMKSLRWGARTAFDGADIWQKKVARGLAASHLNPSYVYTVRYEDLVLDPVHEMKNLCSFLGVDFEERIFRSNSFEVPEYTQSQHKLVGKKQDPDRISAWRSALSAREVEVFEYLTGDMLSSLGYEKVFSRPRRVTYPEWILFLIKAAEGKVATKLYQRGARKKFQS; from the coding sequence ATGATCGATAGATCGATTTTCGTGTGTGGTTGTGAGCGCAGTGGCACTACCATGCTAGGTGCCCTTTTGGGAGCGGCTTCCGGCTGTGTAGCCACGCCAGAATCACAGTTTAAGTTTGATGGGATCAATGCAATAAGCGATGAGCTTGACACTAAAACCATTTATGACCTATTTGTGTCCAGTTATAGATTTAAGTTGTGGCAGGTCGCACCCCCGTCGATTAAAGATATAGAAGGAGTAAACTCACTCAAAGGCCTGCTTTTCTTGTTCGTAAAGGAGTATGCCAAGCAGAAAGGAAAGAATTTGGACCGGCTGCACACATGGGTCGATCATACTCCAGGCAATATTGATCACATTCAAAGATTATACACAGAATTCCCAAATAGTATGTTTGTTCATGTCATACGGGACGGCCGAGCGGTTACAGCGTCCATGAAATCACTACGGTGGGGAGCGCGCACGGCATTTGACGGGGCGGATATTTGGCAAAAGAAAGTCGCCCGAGGATTGGCTGCAAGTCACCTCAATCCAAGCTATGTCTACACCGTTCGATATGAGGATTTGGTTCTTGATCCCGTCCATGAAATGAAAAATCTATGCAGTTTTTTAGGAGTCGACTTTGAAGAAAGGATCTTTAGATCTAACTCGTTCGAGGTCCCGGAATACACTCAAAGCCAGCACAAACTGGTCGGTAAAAAACAAGACCCTGACAGAATATCCGCGTGGAGGTCCGCTTTATCGGCAAGAGAGGTCGAGGTTTTTGAATACCTGACCGGAGATATGTTGTCCTCTTTGGGCTATGAAAAAGTGTTTTCCCGACCTAGGAGGGTTACATACCCCGAATGGATCCTTTTTCTTATAAAGGCAGCGGAAGGTAAGGTGGCGACTAAGTTATATCAGCGGGGGGCAAGGAAAAAATTCCAGTCCTGA
- a CDS encoding IS3 family transposase (programmed frameshift), which translates to MKYSTERKEAVLNKLRAPHNRSVPEVAAEEGISAATIYLWRKQARQSGQLLPEGGCDPEGWSSRDKFNAVLETASLSEAELAEYCRRRGLYPEQVRRWRLACEQGNDLSQAASQREGDALKQERKRSRKLQRELKRKEAALAETAALLTLRKKAPCDLGGRGRMTSTADRNRAIRLVDEARRDGARLKSACAVLGIGPNTYRRWSRGGEDRRPTAHRPCPQYALSDAERQAVLATCHLPEYASLPPAQIVPRLLDEHDCYLASESTFYRILRDAGEQNRRGRARTPRQMGAPASHRADQPNAVWTWDVTYLPSAVRGVYFYLYLIIDIYSRKIVGAEVFENETALNSARLIERTVLREGCHGTPLVLHADNGSAMKGSTVRVTLERLGIIRSHSRPQVSDDNPFSEALFRHCKYRPDYPVDGFRDLAQAREWVLSFERWYNHEHRHSAIRYVTPAQRHSGDDRAILARRARQYERARVQNPGRWPGRTRNWQPVGAVWLNPERECHGHNAQLETA; encoded by the exons ATGAAGTATTCCACCGAGCGCAAGGAAGCGGTGTTGAACAAGCTCCGGGCGCCACATAACCGGTCGGTCCCGGAGGTCGCTGCCGAGGAAGGTATCTCGGCGGCAACGATATACCTTTGGCGCAAGCAGGCCCGCCAGAGCGGCCAGTTGCTGCCTGAAGGGGGTTGTGACCCGGAGGGCTGGAGTTCCCGGGACAAGTTCAATGCGGTGCTGGAAACCGCGTCTTTGTCGGAGGCGGAGCTCGCCGAATACTGCCGCAGACGAGGCCTGTACCCGGAACAGGTTCGGCGTTGGCGGCTGGCCTGCGAACAAGGCAACGACCTGAGCCAGGCCGCCTCCCAGCGCGAGGGCGATGCCCTCAAGCAGGAGCGCAAGCGTAGCCGGAAACTACAGCGCGAGCTCAAACGCAAGGAGGCCGCGCTGGCCGAGACAGCGGCCTTGCTGACGTTGCGAAAAAAAGCCC CATGCGATCTGGGGGGACGAGGACGAATGACCAGCACCGCAGATCGCAATCGAGCCATCAGGCTGGTCGATGAAGCCCGGCGCGACGGTGCTCGGCTGAAGTCCGCGTGTGCCGTGTTGGGGATCGGCCCCAACACGTACCGGCGTTGGTCGCGTGGCGGTGAGGACCGTCGGCCCACGGCGCACCGGCCTTGTCCGCAGTACGCACTGAGTGATGCCGAGCGCCAGGCGGTGCTGGCCACATGCCATCTGCCCGAGTATGCCAGCCTGCCGCCAGCGCAGATCGTGCCGCGGTTGTTGGACGAGCACGACTGCTACCTGGCCTCGGAGTCGACGTTCTACCGCATCCTGCGCGATGCCGGCGAGCAGAACCGGCGTGGCCGGGCAAGGACGCCGCGCCAGATGGGCGCACCGGCGTCTCACCGGGCGGACCAACCGAACGCCGTTTGGACGTGGGATGTCACCTACCTCCCCTCGGCCGTTCGCGGCGTGTACTTCTATCTGTACCTGATCATCGACATCTACAGCCGCAAGATCGTGGGCGCGGAGGTCTTCGAGAACGAGACCGCGCTCAACAGTGCCCGGCTGATCGAACGAACGGTGCTGCGGGAAGGCTGTCATGGCACTCCACTCGTCCTGCACGCCGACAATGGCAGCGCGATGAAGGGCTCGACCGTGCGCGTGACCCTGGAACGACTCGGGATCATCCGCTCCCACAGCCGGCCGCAGGTATCTGACGACAATCCCTTCTCCGAGGCGCTGTTCCGCCATTGCAAGTACCGCCCCGATTACCCGGTGGACGGCTTCCGGGACCTGGCCCAGGCCCGCGAGTGGGTGCTGAGCTTCGAGCGCTGGTATAACCACGAACACCGACACAGCGCCATTCGCTATGTCACCCCCGCGCAGCGGCATAGCGGCGACGACCGCGCCATTCTCGCCCGGCGGGCCCGCCAGTACGAGCGGGCACGTGTCCAAAACCCCGGGCGCTGGCCGGGTCGGACCCGAAACTGGCAGCCAGTGGGTGCTGTCTGGCTCAACCCCGAGCGTGAGTGCCATGGTCACAATGCTCAATTAGAAACGGCATGA
- a CDS encoding surface carbohydrate biosynthesis protein, which yields MHSKKKTLYILMELKRRELEGKMLLAHEAAAQGFRVILGSQDYIKRAFEYGFFPPGIYMDKSLAKAKARELNKRSKEGCVIVSQDEEGGFLDRDSVKFVKFRSSGETVSAASAIFAWGELDADGWKYCYPQARDKIFITGSPRVDFWRKDFESFFSNDIDRIQEEYGSFVLIPSNFSLANPLAIETDLLEQAKQSGRVQSAREEREFLKLIEDIGKIFDEYVSLINYLADIFPEVNFVVRPHPSEDKGAWGRRLSHRKNIYVVPSGGISQWVRASSLIIHNGCTTGLEAYVSKKPVLAFEPFNSAANREIPNYVSYRVETKEDVRWAIEEVILQKKGLSGDDQGPKGDLVAKRLANSVSMPASEKIVETLKTFHVPAAASPSSWRLHLVSLRIFMANGFSLARKGVAIQSKRKFPFLTSGEVTDLHNKLVSIKPEFKKCACRKMYGDVFIIEADRD from the coding sequence ATGCATTCTAAGAAAAAAACTTTATACATTTTGATGGAGCTAAAACGTCGCGAGCTCGAAGGCAAGATGCTCTTGGCGCATGAAGCGGCCGCTCAAGGTTTTCGGGTAATATTAGGGTCGCAGGATTATATTAAGCGTGCGTTTGAATATGGATTTTTCCCGCCAGGGATTTACATGGATAAGTCCTTGGCAAAGGCAAAGGCACGGGAGCTAAATAAAAGATCGAAGGAAGGGTGTGTAATCGTATCTCAGGATGAAGAAGGGGGGTTTTTGGATCGAGATTCAGTCAAGTTCGTCAAGTTTCGAAGCTCAGGGGAAACAGTAAGTGCCGCCAGCGCAATTTTCGCATGGGGTGAATTGGACGCTGATGGCTGGAAATATTGTTATCCCCAGGCGCGCGATAAAATTTTCATCACCGGTTCCCCGCGGGTGGACTTCTGGAGGAAAGATTTTGAAAGTTTTTTCTCAAATGATATCGACAGGATTCAAGAAGAATATGGTAGTTTCGTTCTTATTCCCTCGAATTTTTCTCTCGCGAACCCTCTCGCTATAGAAACGGATCTTCTTGAGCAGGCGAAACAGAGTGGGAGGGTTCAATCTGCTCGTGAAGAACGAGAGTTTTTAAAGCTTATTGAGGATATCGGAAAGATATTTGACGAATATGTTTCGTTAATAAATTATCTTGCAGACATATTTCCTGAAGTCAACTTCGTTGTCCGTCCGCATCCTTCCGAAGATAAAGGCGCTTGGGGGAGGCGCCTTTCTCATAGAAAGAATATTTACGTCGTGCCTTCAGGTGGCATTAGTCAGTGGGTGAGAGCAAGCTCGTTAATTATTCATAACGGGTGTACGACAGGATTAGAGGCCTACGTTTCAAAGAAGCCGGTCCTTGCCTTCGAACCATTCAATAGCGCGGCGAACCGTGAGATTCCAAATTATGTCTCCTATAGAGTAGAAACGAAGGAAGATGTTCGGTGGGCGATCGAAGAAGTTATTTTGCAGAAAAAAGGCCTCTCTGGAGATGATCAGGGACCAAAAGGAGATCTGGTGGCTAAGAGGCTAGCGAATTCCGTTAGCATGCCGGCAAGCGAAAAGATTGTAGAAACGTTGAAAACGTTCCATGTTCCAGCTGCTGCCTCCCCCTCGTCGTGGAGGTTGCATCTAGTTTCACTCCGGATTTTTATGGCGAATGGGTTTTCACTGGCAAGAAAGGGTGTGGCCATTCAAAGCAAAAGAAAGTTTCCGTTTTTGACAAGTGGCGAAGTTACAGACCTGCATAATAAGCTAGTTTCTATTAAGCCAGAATTCAAAAAATGTGCATGCAGAAAAATGTATGGAGATGTTTTCATAATTGAGGCGGATCGTGATTGA
- a CDS encoding glycosyltransferase: MQRKVLFVLPTLSGGGAERVMVHLLNAMTTARCLTPILVVGVKRGVFVNRLPENLKVVELGSERARTVLWRLHQVIKKEKPDVVLSTLGMNVAVCAVSMFSGGKFRVVSRLGNTVSAYLRDAGRKGVLPKAFEYLKSYMVAKISDAIICQSQFMMDDFVHAFPSVMEKCRVIYNPVNCRELDRLASEDCELKGTGLYIVSTGRMSYQKGHDILLDALSVLRADQYRFTCHIFGEGEALPSLEERSRRHGLENFVSFPGFFPNPYACMKRADVFVSASRYEGFANAILEAAALGVKIVASDCPGANREIKELARIRLFENENPADLCRALKEIIDNGGGRAAAPASSEKIRSRFDISKIAREYEKCLCEPG; this comes from the coding sequence ATGCAGAGAAAGGTATTGTTTGTGCTTCCCACCTTAAGCGGGGGCGGAGCCGAAAGGGTGATGGTTCACCTGTTGAATGCTATGACGACCGCTCGGTGTCTAACGCCGATTCTGGTCGTGGGCGTGAAAAGAGGCGTGTTCGTGAATCGGCTGCCTGAAAATTTGAAGGTAGTCGAGCTTGGCTCCGAAAGGGCTAGGACGGTTTTGTGGCGATTGCACCAGGTTATAAAGAAGGAAAAGCCCGACGTCGTATTGTCGACTCTAGGAATGAATGTGGCCGTATGCGCAGTCTCAATGTTTTCTGGAGGGAAGTTTCGGGTGGTGTCACGATTAGGGAATACGGTGAGCGCATACCTCCGGGATGCGGGGAGAAAAGGAGTGCTGCCTAAGGCCTTTGAATATTTGAAGTCTTATATGGTTGCGAAGATCAGTGATGCCATTATCTGTCAAAGCCAGTTTATGATGGACGATTTTGTTCATGCGTTCCCAAGTGTTATGGAAAAATGCCGGGTCATTTACAATCCGGTTAATTGTAGGGAATTGGATCGGCTTGCCTCGGAAGATTGTGAACTCAAGGGCACTGGTTTATACATTGTGTCGACCGGTAGAATGAGTTACCAAAAAGGGCATGATATCCTTCTTGATGCATTATCTGTGCTTCGGGCCGACCAGTACAGATTCACATGCCATATCTTTGGGGAAGGGGAAGCCCTGCCCTCACTGGAAGAGCGTAGTAGGAGGCATGGTTTGGAGAATTTTGTGTCGTTTCCGGGGTTTTTCCCTAATCCATACGCTTGCATGAAAAGAGCGGATGTGTTCGTTTCTGCGTCGAGGTACGAGGGGTTCGCGAATGCGATACTCGAAGCCGCAGCCCTAGGGGTCAAAATAGTGGCAAGTGACTGTCCTGGCGCAAATCGAGAAATCAAAGAACTTGCAAGAATTAGACTTTTTGAAAATGAAAACCCGGCCGATCTGTGCAGGGCATTAAAAGAGATAATCGATAACGGGGGTGGTCGCGCTGCAGCCCCAGCGTCAAGCGAAAAGATAAGATCTAGATTCGATATTTCGAAAATTGCTCGGGAATACGAGAAATGCCTCTGTGAACCCGGATAA
- a CDS encoding transposase has protein sequence MKYSTERKEAVLNKLRAPHNRSVSEVAAEEGISAATIYLWRKQARQSGQLLPEGGCDPEGWSSRDKFNAVLETASLSEAELAEYCRRRGLYPEQVRRWRLACEQGVNGQIK, from the coding sequence ATGAAGTATTCCACCGAGCGCAAGGAAGCGGTGTTGAACAAGCTCCGGGCGCCACATAACCGGTCGGTCTCGGAGGTCGCTGCCGAGGAAGGTATCTCGGCGGCAACGATATACCTTTGGCGCAAGCAGGCCCGCCAGAGCGGCCAGTTGCTGCCTGAAGGGGGTTGTGACCCGGAGGGCTGGAGTTCCCGGGACAAGTTCAATGCGGTGCTGGAAACCGCGTCTTTGTCGGAGGCGGAGCTCGCCGAATACTGCCGCAGACGAGGCCTGTACCCGGAACAGGTTCGGCGTTGGCGGCTGGCCTGCGAACAAGGTGTCAATGGCCAGATAAAGTGA